The Natrinema salifodinae genome includes a window with the following:
- a CDS encoding gamma-glutamyltransferase family protein, whose translation MDDAVDLDRFDSRRSTVYASRGMVATSQPLAAQAGVSILREGGNAFDAAVATAAALNVVEPTSTGLGGDVFALYRTADGEVGAMRACGGAPAGATINAVRSALESDDDVERYYPESRGYAVDGDASGDDLGMPFLGPHAVTVPGTARGWEATVDRFGRKSLGDVLEPAIRYATEGYPVSPVIAHHWTKAENLFADEHARQAYLVDGESPDPGQRVTLPELGDSLRTIAKAGADVVYEGAIADEIVAEIRSAGGFMTRDDLAAFEPEFVEPISTTYNGAEVYELPPNNQGLIALEALNIAEEIGAGQHDYDSPERIHAFAEATKLAFVDGHRYVADPAYETVPPLASKAYARERARAIGPDPIRDPQIGVPDARAEDADTVLLTVGDDEGNLVSYINSRFAGFGSGLVAGETGIALQNRGASFSLDSTHPNSLEPGKRPFHTLVPAVAKLGEDDWAAFGVMGGYMQPQGHMQVLSNIVDYGMAPQAALDAPRWRYREDGALGVEERLPNAAPLARRGHDVRVLPPMMFGGAQLVRRRNGVLAGATEPRKDGLAVGF comes from the coding sequence ATGGACGATGCCGTGGATCTCGATCGGTTCGACTCGCGGCGGTCGACCGTCTACGCGTCCCGCGGGATGGTCGCGACGAGCCAGCCGCTGGCGGCTCAAGCGGGCGTCTCGATCCTCCGCGAAGGCGGCAACGCGTTCGACGCCGCGGTCGCGACTGCGGCCGCGTTAAACGTCGTCGAACCCACCTCGACGGGACTCGGCGGCGACGTCTTCGCACTCTACCGGACCGCCGACGGCGAGGTCGGCGCCATGCGGGCCTGTGGCGGCGCGCCGGCCGGAGCGACGATCAATGCCGTCAGGAGCGCCCTCGAGAGCGACGACGACGTCGAGCGGTACTATCCCGAATCCCGCGGCTACGCCGTCGACGGCGACGCGAGCGGCGACGACCTCGGAATGCCCTTCCTCGGACCGCACGCGGTGACGGTGCCCGGCACGGCCCGCGGCTGGGAGGCGACGGTCGACCGCTTCGGCCGGAAATCGCTGGGCGACGTCCTCGAGCCCGCGATCCGGTACGCGACCGAGGGCTACCCCGTCTCGCCGGTCATCGCTCACCACTGGACGAAGGCGGAGAACCTATTCGCCGACGAGCACGCCCGCCAGGCGTACCTCGTCGACGGCGAGAGCCCGGACCCCGGACAGCGGGTCACCCTGCCCGAACTCGGTGACTCGTTGCGGACGATCGCCAAAGCGGGTGCCGACGTCGTCTACGAGGGCGCGATCGCCGACGAGATCGTTGCGGAGATCCGGTCGGCGGGCGGCTTCATGACACGGGACGACCTGGCGGCGTTCGAACCCGAGTTCGTCGAGCCGATCAGCACGACCTACAACGGCGCGGAAGTGTACGAACTGCCGCCGAACAACCAGGGATTGATCGCCCTCGAGGCGCTGAACATCGCCGAAGAGATCGGCGCGGGGCAACACGACTACGACTCGCCCGAGCGGATCCACGCCTTCGCCGAGGCGACGAAGCTCGCGTTCGTCGACGGCCACCGCTACGTCGCGGATCCGGCGTACGAGACGGTGCCGCCGCTGGCCTCGAAGGCCTACGCTCGGGAGCGGGCGCGGGCGATCGGCCCGGACCCGATTCGAGACCCCCAGATCGGCGTCCCCGACGCTCGTGCCGAGGACGCCGACACGGTCCTGCTGACCGTCGGCGACGACGAGGGCAACCTGGTCTCCTACATCAACTCCCGATTCGCCGGCTTCGGCAGCGGCCTGGTCGCCGGCGAGACGGGCATCGCGCTCCAGAACCGGGGGGCGTCGTTCTCGCTGGATTCGACCCACCCGAACAGCCTCGAGCCGGGGAAGCGGCCGTTCCACACGCTCGTGCCGGCGGTCGCGAAGCTCGGCGAAGACGATTGGGCCGCGTTCGGCGTCATGGGCGGGTACATGCAGCCCCAGGGGCACATGCAGGTGCTCTCGAATATCGTCGATTACGGGATGGCGCCGCAGGCGGCGCTGGACGCGCCGCGGTGGCGCTACCGCGAGGACGGCGCTCTCGGCGTCGAAGAGCGGCTCCCGAACGCGGCGCCGCTCGCGCGGCGGGGCCACGACGTGCGGGTCCTCCCGCCGATGATGTTCGGGGGCGCACAGCTGGTTCGTCGCCGGAACGGGGTCCTCGCCGGCGCGACCGAGCCGCGAAAGGACGGGCTCGCGGTCGGATTCTGA
- a CDS encoding DNA-methyltransferase: METTHRVFVGDSRDLSQVADESVELVVTSPPYPMIEMWDDLFTELDPAIGDALADGDGRAAFDAMHAQLGRVWDELERVLVDGGIACINVGDATRSVDGSFRVYPNHARVLEAFEERGFEPLPDVLWRKPTNSTAKFMGSGMIPPNAYVTLEHEYVLIFRKGGDRRSFEPRADRRYEAAYFWEERNRWFSDVWTEVTGELQALDHAGELRERSAAYPLEIPYRLICMYSAYGDTVLDPFWGTGTTTLAAMCAGRHSVGFELEDAFLERFEDRVDEVPALSRSVGRTRLQRHREFVERRREDGKGFEYDAKHYDTPVVTKMERGIRLREVQSVDATDDGYRAEHAPLTLE, encoded by the coding sequence ATGGAGACGACTCACCGCGTGTTCGTCGGTGATTCCCGTGATCTCTCGCAGGTGGCCGACGAGTCGGTCGAACTCGTCGTCACGTCCCCGCCGTATCCGATGATCGAGATGTGGGACGACCTCTTCACGGAGCTCGATCCCGCCATCGGCGACGCGCTGGCTGACGGGGACGGTCGCGCCGCGTTCGACGCGATGCACGCCCAGCTCGGGCGGGTCTGGGACGAACTCGAACGGGTGCTGGTCGACGGGGGAATCGCCTGTATCAACGTCGGCGACGCGACCAGGTCGGTCGACGGCAGTTTTCGGGTCTACCCGAACCACGCCCGCGTGCTCGAGGCGTTCGAGGAGCGGGGGTTCGAGCCGCTGCCGGACGTGCTCTGGCGCAAGCCGACTAACAGCACGGCCAAGTTCATGGGCAGCGGGATGATCCCGCCCAATGCCTACGTCACCTTAGAGCACGAGTACGTCCTGATTTTCCGGAAAGGCGGCGACCGTCGATCGTTCGAGCCGCGGGCCGACCGGCGGTACGAGGCCGCGTACTTCTGGGAGGAGCGCAACCGGTGGTTCTCCGACGTCTGGACCGAGGTCACCGGCGAACTGCAGGCCCTCGACCACGCCGGCGAACTCCGGGAGCGGTCCGCGGCCTATCCGCTCGAGATCCCCTACCGGCTGATCTGTATGTACTCGGCCTACGGCGACACCGTCCTCGATCCCTTCTGGGGGACCGGAACGACAACGCTCGCGGCGATGTGCGCCGGCCGCCACTCGGTCGGATTCGAACTCGAGGACGCGTTCCTCGAGCGGTTCGAGGATCGCGTCGACGAGGTGCCTGCGCTGTCGCGCTCGGTCGGCAGGACGCGCCTCCAGCGCCACCGGGAGTTCGTCGAGCGCCGCCGCGAGGATGGAAAGGGATTCGAGTACGACGCGAAGCACTACGATACGCCTGTCGTCACCAAGATGGAGCGGGGCATCCGGCTGCGCGAAGTGCAGTCGGTCGACGCGACCGACGACGGCTACCGGGCCGAACACGCTCCGCTCACGCTCGAGTGA
- a CDS encoding DUF5794 domain-containing protein — protein sequence MSTSQHPVALRLEQIVGGDARLLALVMMLPLVDGVFPALILAGALDDPLGAIQVGLLIFGGSATVAVILAEMDGTPREQATVVMLVGIPLILLAAVQAALAPAIGSVLDIVIFERFAALVIAAIAAKTASATIGDYLPNPVVVIGLGLVASIDPSGASFNLMTDPSLVASATLAAAVGVAFALTIALAGPFLRKYMDIDRFRFGSAVALGLLPLSLLGMAFGQAPLAALIVAAVFAVDFPFRDADDANAETDSGDAAAQMGALTDGGDRSNESTTDDGEGDDETETSAYPGDDATDTAGRAPWL from the coding sequence ATGAGTACGTCGCAACACCCGGTCGCTCTCCGCCTCGAACAGATAGTCGGGGGTGACGCCAGGCTGTTGGCGTTAGTGATGATGCTGCCGTTAGTCGACGGCGTCTTCCCCGCGTTGATCTTAGCCGGCGCGCTCGACGACCCGCTGGGCGCGATTCAGGTCGGCCTGCTGATATTCGGCGGGAGCGCCACCGTCGCCGTCATCCTCGCGGAGATGGACGGCACGCCCCGCGAGCAGGCGACCGTCGTCATGCTCGTCGGCATCCCGCTGATACTGCTCGCGGCCGTGCAAGCCGCGCTCGCGCCGGCGATCGGAAGCGTGCTCGACATCGTCATTTTCGAGCGGTTCGCGGCGCTGGTCATCGCCGCCATCGCGGCCAAGACCGCCAGCGCGACCATCGGCGACTACCTCCCCAATCCCGTGGTCGTCATCGGGCTGGGCCTGGTCGCCAGTATCGATCCGTCCGGCGCGTCGTTCAACCTGATGACCGATCCCTCGCTCGTCGCCTCCGCGACGCTGGCGGCGGCCGTCGGCGTGGCCTTCGCGCTGACGATCGCCCTCGCCGGGCCGTTCCTCCGGAAGTACATGGACATCGACCGGTTCCGCTTCGGCAGCGCCGTCGCGCTCGGTCTGCTCCCGCTGTCCCTGCTCGGGATGGCGTTCGGCCAGGCGCCCCTGGCCGCGCTGATCGTCGCGGCCGTCTTCGCCGTCGACTTCCCGTTCCGCGACGCGGACGACGCGAACGCGGAGACGGATTCGGGCGACGCGGCCGCTCAGATGGGAGCGCTGACCGACGGCGGCGACCGCTCGAACGAGTCGACCACCGACGACGGCGAGGGAGATGACGAGACCGAGACGAGCGCCTATCCGGGCGACGACGCGACCGACACCGCGGGTCGGGCCCCGTGGCTGTAG
- a CDS encoding HalOD1 output domain-containing protein gives MTEMSSRSPSTAIGDHYSVQYDRLDDQPLSVAVANAVATFRDEDVTELDPLHYAINADALERLFEPRANGLRSAGSVSFEYSDCLITISADGEIRVESA, from the coding sequence ATGACCGAGATGAGTTCACGATCACCGTCCACCGCGATTGGAGATCACTATTCCGTGCAGTACGATAGACTCGACGATCAACCGCTCAGCGTCGCCGTCGCGAACGCCGTCGCGACGTTCCGAGACGAGGATGTAACCGAGCTCGACCCGCTCCACTATGCGATCAACGCCGACGCGCTGGAGCGACTGTTCGAACCGCGCGCGAACGGACTCCGCTCCGCCGGGTCGGTGAGCTTCGAGTACAGTGACTGTCTGATAACGATTTCTGCCGACGGCGAGATTCGCGTCGAATCCGCCTGA
- a CDS encoding SPW repeat domain-containing protein translates to MSRTRSTDDSSVLVERTAGLSAALGAFVMVSAAVFTITGTMGIQNALVGAVTAILASFHAYRTGEHRSPSIVLAAILALIGIWIAAAPHVLGVDRSLVIGINGIAGALIAILSLAGVYGSLQSSNATASSA, encoded by the coding sequence ATGAGCCGGACACGATCCACGGACGATAGTTCTGTATTGGTTGAACGAACGGCCGGACTGTCGGCGGCGCTCGGGGCGTTCGTCATGGTGTCGGCGGCCGTCTTCACGATCACCGGGACGATGGGAATCCAGAACGCACTCGTCGGCGCGGTGACCGCGATCCTCGCCTCGTTCCACGCGTACCGGACGGGCGAACACCGGTCGCCCAGTATCGTCCTCGCGGCGATTCTGGCACTGATCGGGATCTGGATCGCGGCCGCGCCGCACGTCCTCGGCGTCGATCGCAGTCTGGTGATCGGCATCAACGGCATTGCCGGGGCCCTCATCGCGATCTTGTCGCTGGCCGGCGTGTACGGCAGCCTCCAGTCGTCGAACGCGACCGCATCGAGCGCGTAA
- a CDS encoding PAS domain S-box protein, protein MARGLEDAETTPVRALAVGSSEWIRTATTGLADEPVTVAGSVSTAADLADEQVAAVDCVLTDERDVLDAVDGTCPVVYAVDPAQNESVDQLRDDGAAAILAKTTIQEPPLLVHRLRRAVRFDALQREGERRVEWYQTVLEQLSELLIVFDPDGTITYASPAVERVGQYDVDDLQGTHFREYIHPDDTESVLAEFDAVREADCDTSRTIEYTCRHGDGAWYVHEAVLTNRIEDGVVDGVVASIRDITEYRRIEQELTESFKRVTDAFYALDADWRFTYVNDRAIEKLGFERSELLGRKILDVFPNLHGTAFQRKAVEAMDRQEPRTVEAYFEPYDAWIEARIFPSPSGVSVYWRDVTERIERERNLAERTERLQTMVENVPVVLFVLDEDGTFTLSEGRGLENVGIDSAELVGESFFERFDDYPDTRADARAALDGEAIHSRRHIEDRVFENWYRPIAADDGSVDRVIGVANDVTERVQYQAALNALHEATSHLLTVDSKDDACEYIVDVAADVLDLDAVVYQFDDCDNELGPAAWSPTLESTFGSPPRLDPNGSIAWETFVTGESAVYDDVRDADAVYDETTDARSGLYVPLGEHGVLVALSTGAGEYDAETVELVELFATTAEAALDRIGRTRRLHEREGELTQQNRHLERLNEANEVRQAIEQLLLLADSRDEIERGIPERLAAREECSLAWIGEPDPGGNSLRPRARAGRDHGYLDAVTATTVDDSAAEPAGRAARRREPVYVENVAASIHDGEWRSAALSRNVQSVYAVPLCYDGFLYGVLSIYGVTRDAFDETLRETLAELGETIGYAIDAVKRKNALVGDGRTEVKLEVDTETTLCRLADHLGTRVSYEGATAQADDSQLVFVAVDRTIDDVDAAVDLMAVDGADEVSSIVVDEAETLLQLRVTDPFLGSVVDAHGARLREFVADESGGRAIIDVPDAVGIREVLAGINRSGPSVSMVARREDAADDPSALAGPARNALLETFTDRQREVVQTAYHGGFFEWPRAATGEEIADSLDISSPAFHKHVRAVERKLFAALFEGATASEVN, encoded by the coding sequence ATGGCTCGCGGTCTCGAGGATGCCGAGACGACACCCGTTCGCGCCCTCGCCGTCGGTTCCTCCGAGTGGATCCGGACGGCGACGACGGGGCTCGCCGACGAACCGGTCACCGTCGCGGGGTCGGTCTCGACCGCCGCCGACCTCGCGGACGAACAGGTAGCCGCCGTCGACTGCGTCCTGACCGACGAACGGGACGTCCTCGACGCCGTCGACGGGACGTGTCCCGTCGTCTACGCCGTCGACCCGGCGCAAAACGAGTCGGTCGACCAGCTCCGCGACGACGGCGCTGCAGCGATCCTCGCGAAGACGACCATTCAGGAGCCGCCGCTGTTGGTCCACCGGTTGCGGCGAGCGGTCCGGTTCGACGCGCTCCAGCGCGAGGGGGAGCGTCGCGTCGAGTGGTACCAGACGGTGCTCGAGCAGCTCTCGGAGCTGCTGATCGTCTTCGACCCCGACGGAACGATCACCTACGCCAGCCCCGCGGTCGAACGCGTCGGACAGTACGACGTGGACGACCTCCAAGGGACCCATTTCCGCGAGTACATCCACCCCGACGATACGGAGTCGGTGCTGGCCGAATTCGACGCCGTCCGCGAGGCCGACTGCGATACGTCGCGGACCATCGAATACACGTGTCGCCACGGCGACGGCGCCTGGTACGTCCACGAGGCCGTGCTGACGAACCGGATCGAAGACGGCGTCGTCGACGGCGTCGTCGCCTCGATCCGAGATATCACGGAGTACCGCCGGATCGAACAGGAGTTGACCGAGTCGTTCAAACGGGTGACCGACGCGTTCTACGCGCTCGACGCCGACTGGCGCTTCACCTACGTCAACGACCGCGCGATCGAAAAGCTCGGGTTCGAGCGGTCCGAACTGCTCGGACGGAAGATCCTCGACGTCTTCCCGAACCTGCACGGAACGGCGTTCCAGCGGAAGGCCGTCGAGGCGATGGACCGCCAGGAGCCCCGGACGGTCGAAGCGTACTTCGAACCCTACGACGCCTGGATCGAGGCGCGGATCTTCCCCTCGCCGTCGGGGGTCTCCGTCTACTGGCGTGACGTTACGGAGCGGATCGAGCGCGAGCGGAACCTGGCCGAGCGGACCGAGCGGCTCCAGACGATGGTCGAGAACGTCCCCGTCGTCCTGTTCGTCCTCGACGAGGACGGGACCTTCACACTCTCGGAGGGACGTGGCCTCGAGAACGTCGGTATCGACTCGGCGGAACTCGTCGGCGAGTCCTTCTTCGAGCGGTTCGACGACTATCCCGACACGCGCGCTGACGCACGGGCGGCGCTCGACGGTGAGGCGATCCACTCGCGCAGGCACATCGAGGACCGCGTCTTCGAGAACTGGTACCGGCCGATCGCGGCCGACGACGGTTCCGTCGACCGCGTCATCGGCGTCGCCAACGACGTCACCGAGCGCGTCCAGTACCAGGCGGCGCTCAACGCGCTCCACGAGGCGACCAGTCACCTGCTGACGGTCGACTCGAAGGACGACGCCTGCGAGTACATCGTCGACGTCGCGGCCGACGTTCTCGACCTCGACGCCGTCGTCTACCAGTTCGACGACTGCGACAACGAACTCGGGCCAGCGGCCTGGTCGCCGACGCTCGAGTCGACGTTCGGCTCGCCGCCGCGGCTCGATCCCAACGGCAGCATCGCCTGGGAGACGTTCGTCACCGGCGAGTCGGCCGTCTACGACGACGTCAGGGACGCCGACGCGGTCTACGACGAGACGACCGACGCGCGCAGCGGCCTCTACGTCCCGCTGGGCGAGCACGGGGTGCTCGTCGCGCTCTCGACCGGAGCCGGCGAGTACGACGCCGAGACCGTCGAACTCGTTGAACTGTTCGCGACGACGGCCGAGGCCGCGCTCGACCGGATCGGCCGCACCCGCCGGCTCCACGAGCGCGAGGGCGAACTCACGCAACAGAACCGTCACCTCGAACGGCTCAACGAGGCCAACGAGGTCCGCCAGGCGATCGAACAGCTCCTCCTACTGGCCGACTCCCGGGACGAGATCGAACGCGGCATTCCCGAGCGGCTCGCCGCTCGCGAGGAGTGTTCGCTGGCCTGGATCGGCGAGCCCGATCCCGGCGGCAACAGTCTGCGGCCGCGGGCCCGCGCCGGCCGCGACCACGGCTATCTGGACGCGGTGACGGCGACGACGGTCGACGACTCGGCGGCCGAGCCGGCGGGGCGGGCGGCCCGCAGGCGGGAGCCGGTCTACGTCGAGAACGTCGCGGCGTCGATCCACGACGGCGAGTGGCGCAGCGCTGCGCTCTCGCGGAACGTTCAGTCCGTCTACGCGGTGCCGCTTTGCTACGACGGATTCCTCTACGGCGTGCTATCGATTTACGGGGTAACGCGGGACGCGTTCGACGAGACGCTCCGCGAAACCCTCGCGGAACTCGGCGAGACGATCGGGTACGCGATCGACGCGGTCAAGCGGAAGAACGCGCTGGTGGGCGACGGCCGCACGGAGGTGAAACTGGAGGTCGACACCGAGACGACGCTGTGTCGGCTCGCCGACCACCTCGGAACCCGCGTCTCCTACGAAGGTGCGACCGCGCAAGCGGACGATTCGCAACTCGTCTTCGTCGCGGTCGATCGGACGATCGACGACGTCGACGCGGCCGTCGATCTGATGGCCGTCGACGGCGCCGACGAGGTCTCGAGTATCGTCGTCGACGAAGCCGAGACGCTGCTTCAGCTCCGGGTTACCGATCCCTTCCTTGGATCCGTCGTCGACGCGCACGGGGCTCGGCTGCGCGAGTTCGTCGCCGACGAGTCCGGCGGGCGCGCGATCATCGACGTGCCGGACGCGGTCGGGATCCGCGAGGTGCTGGCCGGCATCAACCGGAGCGGCCCGTCGGTGTCGATGGTCGCCCGTCGCGAGGACGCGGCCGACGATCCGTCGGCGCTCGCCGGGCCCGCGCGGAACGCCTTGCTCGAGACGTTTACGGACAGGCAACGGGAGGTCGTTCAGACGGCCTACCACGGCGGGTTCTTCGAGTGGCCCCGAGCCGCGACCGGCGAAGAGATCGCCGACTCGCTCGACATCTCCTCGCCGGCCTTTCACAAGCACGTTCGCGCCGTCGAACGGAAACTGTTCGCCGCACTGTTCGAGGGGGCGACGGCGTCCGAGGTTAACTGA
- a CDS encoding NADPH-dependent FMN reductase yields the protein MSDSDSGRVSDGDADSDSDVRVAAICGSLRDDSRTRTALEHVLSAAEHAGASTELLDLREYELPAFDANRDREAAGDAERLAARVRAADTIILGSPMYHGSYSSPLKTAIDYCGFDEFADETVGLLAVSGGPFPVTTLEHMRSVCRALNAWVIPHEAAIPNASAAFEDGEFVDPKLEKRVVTLGRRAVQYADIEPDPDSFESDHNVGAQGK from the coding sequence ATGAGCGACAGTGATAGCGGCCGTGTCAGCGACGGAGACGCCGATAGCGATAGCGACGTGCGGGTGGCCGCCATCTGCGGCAGTCTCCGCGATGACAGTCGCACCCGAACCGCGCTCGAACACGTCCTCTCGGCGGCCGAGCACGCCGGTGCGAGCACCGAACTCCTCGACCTGCGCGAGTACGAACTGCCGGCCTTCGACGCGAACCGGGACCGCGAGGCGGCGGGCGACGCCGAGCGCCTGGCGGCGCGCGTTCGCGCGGCCGATACGATTATCCTGGGCTCGCCGATGTACCACGGCTCCTACTCCTCGCCGCTGAAGACCGCCATCGACTACTGCGGGTTCGACGAGTTCGCGGACGAGACCGTGGGCCTGCTGGCGGTCTCGGGCGGGCCCTTCCCGGTGACGACGTTAGAGCACATGCGATCCGTCTGTCGGGCGCTGAACGCGTGGGTGATCCCCCACGAGGCGGCGATCCCGAACGCGAGCGCGGCCTTCGAAGACGGCGAGTTCGTTGATCCGAAACTCGAGAAGCGGGTCGTGACGCTCGGCCGCCGCGCGGTGCAGTACGCGGACATCGAACCGGACCCGGACTCCTTCGAGAGCGACCACAACGTCGGCGCGCAGGGGAAGTAA
- a CDS encoding universal stress protein, giving the protein MPTPFRILVPTDGSDPAAAALEHALDVAADRDATVHLLYVADTKEPSLTRLGTDVVDALEIEGQDILSDAADLADERGVTVTTDVVQGDPRELIAEFATADEYDLVAMGAHGRRGIGEYVLGSVTDYVVNRSDVPVLTVRAADDATQPFPYTDVLVPTDGSDHATAAVELGAEIGAHHGATLHLLSVVDEVPEVVDVESVQLSDQLEENLQAVLDEGAAIAERAGVDDVETTVATGTVPREVTSYADAEGIDLVVMGTHGHTGLDRHLLGSFTERLIRTSPVPVLTTREADESE; this is encoded by the coding sequence ATGCCAACCCCCTTCCGAATCCTCGTGCCGACCGACGGGAGCGATCCCGCCGCAGCGGCCCTCGAGCACGCTCTCGACGTCGCGGCCGACCGCGACGCGACGGTGCACCTGCTTTACGTCGCCGACACGAAGGAGCCGAGCCTCACCCGCCTCGGGACCGACGTCGTCGACGCCCTCGAGATAGAGGGCCAGGACATCCTCTCGGACGCTGCCGACCTGGCCGACGAGCGCGGCGTTACCGTCACGACGGACGTCGTTCAGGGCGACCCTCGGGAATTGATCGCCGAGTTCGCCACCGCCGACGAGTACGACTTGGTCGCGATGGGCGCACACGGTCGTCGGGGCATCGGCGAGTACGTTCTCGGTAGCGTGACGGACTACGTCGTCAACAGGAGCGACGTCCCCGTTCTGACGGTCCGTGCGGCCGACGACGCGACGCAGCCGTTCCCCTACACCGACGTGCTCGTGCCGACCGACGGCAGCGACCACGCGACGGCGGCGGTGGAACTGGGGGCCGAGATCGGCGCGCACCACGGGGCGACGTTACACCTGCTGTCGGTCGTAGACGAGGTCCCCGAGGTGGTCGACGTGGAGTCGGTCCAGCTCTCCGATCAACTCGAGGAGAACCTGCAGGCGGTCCTCGACGAGGGGGCGGCGATCGCCGAGCGAGCGGGCGTCGACGACGTTGAGACGACCGTCGCGACGGGCACCGTCCCGCGCGAGGTCACGAGCTACGCCGACGCGGAGGGGATCGACCTCGTCGTGATGGGGACCCACGGCCACACCGGCCTCGATCGCCACTTGCTCGGGAGTTTCACTGAACGCCTGATTCGCACGTCGCCGGTCCCTGTCCTCACGACGCGAGAGGCCGACGAGAGCGAGTGA
- a CDS encoding response regulator produces the protein MASAEKRPDSETNDVIEILLIEPNPGDTRLFTENLRDAKLTNTVHAVDDGEAALDFLHQRGDYEDETCPDLILLEPQLPGTSGMAVLSELNGEPALNDIPIVVLTSSEVGEEIVKSHGLEADAYIRKPVDAEDFVEFVQSVEDFWFAIVQETDDADD, from the coding sequence ATGGCGTCCGCAGAGAAGCGTCCCGACAGCGAGACGAACGACGTCATCGAGATTCTGTTGATCGAGCCGAATCCCGGTGACACACGCCTCTTTACGGAGAATCTCCGAGACGCAAAACTCACGAACACCGTCCATGCGGTCGACGACGGCGAGGCGGCGCTCGATTTCCTCCATCAGCGCGGCGACTACGAGGACGAGACGTGCCCGGATCTCATCCTCCTCGAGCCCCAGTTGCCCGGCACGAGCGGCATGGCAGTCCTGTCCGAACTCAACGGCGAACCGGCCCTGAACGACATCCCCATCGTCGTGCTCACGAGTTCCGAAGTAGGCGAAGAGATCGTGAAATCCCACGGGCTCGAAGCGGACGCCTACATCCGGAAACCGGTCGACGCCGAGGACTTCGTCGAGTTCGTCCAGTCCGTCGAGGACTTCTGGTTCGCGATCGTCCAAGAGACCGACGACGCCGACGACTGA